TGTAAAGTGCCTTTCACATATCGACATATTTGCTTTGTTGCATTTAAATGCAACACGGTAGGTCTCTCCATGAAACTACTTACTATGCCTACGGAATAGGCTATGTCAGGTCGTGTATAGACCAAGTAACGTAATACTCCTACCAGGCTCTTGTAATGAGTAGGATTTACTGCTTCACCATCTCTGTCTGCACCTATCTGTAACTTGAGCTCCATGGGAAATTTTGCAGCATTGCATTCGCTTAAACCAGCTTTTTGCAACACTTTCTTCGCATACGCCATCTGTTTTATCTCGATACAGCCATTTTGTTGTTCGACCTCCAAACCCAAATAATAAGACAACTTGCTAAGATTAGTCATTTAGAATTTACGACTCATCTCCCTCTTGAATTTGACAATGACTGATCTTGAGGTACTAGTGACCGTGATAATCAAATCATCCACGTAGACACCAACCAGTAACAACTCAGTCCCTTCCTTTCGTGTATAAATAgcgtgtaatatccgggaaaattatgtgaatattttgtgttaaataaataaatataatgtgttttatgagtttaaaatgattattgCTATGATATTACGTATTATAATTGATATCAGTGGCCCCGCAAAGACCATATTTTTATCCGATTAAGtaatatgtgtttaaactgcatttatatgaatcgatctacaatctggactcgtatttatttgtgttttatcgaggtactcgttttatctcgttttatgtgcatttgaatgtattttatatattttcaggatattctgttaatttaggaattgtttcggtttttcaaaaatcaacggaccgggatcccaccgggacgttaaagcccacaaaattcatgttttaatttttatagaATCATTCGTATTTTAAATACCCAGTATTTTGCATTTTTGagttattcacaatttttggggaattttgatataaattttgtattttattaattttaaaattattccccataattattaattttgggcctaattattttagtTAGGGGATAAAAAACCCTAAATTAATTTTGGGGTAtaattttctgtaaatataaatagctgcagattttatttatttttattaaaatttcagaaaatagaAAAAAACAAGAACATGATTTTGGGGGTGAAATCCAATGTTCAATCTTCATCTCATGATATCCAGAGATTGGTTGATCCGTTATTAATGTTCTTGGTATCAAATTAAAGCTCTTGGGAAGCTCCTTCTATCCATACCAGAATCTTGATCTGAGGTTTAGtattttgaaatttcatttttttaaaattaagaaCCGAATTCGATTCTTGAGTTCTGGGTGTTGTTGATTGTTATAGATGTTACAGATAATTTCCCCATAAATTTTAGAGTTGTTTTCATAATCGAATTATTTGATCGTCGAAATAGTTAAGTCGAATTCTAGTATTTTTGGTTTTTCTAATTTTAATTTTTCCAAGTTTTGATGTTTGTTTGATGCTTGAACTCATTGAAACATGTTTGTACTATTGTCAGGATCGTTTTGAGACATTTACCTGCGAATTTCATTTGTTATTGAGGTTAATCGGACTTTCCGATTGGTTCACCGGAAATTGGTTCGAAACTGACCGGAATCGATAATTTCGAACTTGTTCCATAATACTATGGGCTGGGTTGAACTTCTGGGTTGTCTGAGGATCGATTAGCATCAAAAATCGAGTTGTTTGGAGCAATTTTGGGGTTGGTTGAGAGTGGACGGAAACTTCTGCGGTTGTCGGAAttggtggccggattctgggttcataAGAACTCCGACCACAATCTTGAGTGACTCAGATTTTGTTCCCCCCAACCCGGTTGGTTTAATTCCAACCCAGGTTTGATCCTCTTAAACCCTAACCCCCAATTCCTGAAATGTTTTTccagatttttatttttaaaataaatcaaaattcatttatatttctaaaaatcatttctttaattttaaaaattatatattataatttcaaaatttattttattattattttaaattccaaaaattattttcttttattattttcaaaaatccaatttgatttaattatttatattttatttaattatttatgaatttaattaattgattaaattatttaatcaattaatttatttataaatagttaaataaaatgtaaattatttataattaattcaaataattcctaaaaattatttataaaattttaaaatttatattttggtatttaaaaatcaattaatattattattaattgatttatttctatttatttcttattttattcgtaataaatgaaccgttcgtccgtttaatacgaaacgaacgcgtatagactcagaaaaacattcCGCTTCCAAcaaaaatacttttgagtcctaatttcttttgtataaCAAGGTCATTTGATTTGTGAGTCATTTCAAGTCGATATTTGATCGATAAACACAATTATTGACCATATTTCAATTCTAAATGCACTGAGACCTATATTTTGACGACCtgacttatgtgctacatgaaatatgtgattacgtgttatatgaataacatgattacgtgttacgtaATATGCATGCTATAtatttacagttttaaaatgccatgattagttataaacgatcaaGTAGAcatcaagacgtatagttacgtcgattgagtttggttttgtcaattaagatagtccttttgtttatagaaatGAGTAGAAATgagcgcagtcaagtgttagacggagtcaatagccagcagttataagccagagttatagtaagaagttatcgaccataccaggcaagtatctctaccttcacttatcattcaagtgatatttattatgaATCCTATTACGCAAGTATTCCTGAACATTCTTGTAGTATAATTGCTAGTATCCTTACTTTTATTTAACATTCAA
This genomic interval from Apium graveolens cultivar Ventura chromosome 8, ASM990537v1, whole genome shotgun sequence contains the following:
- the LOC141680434 gene encoding secreted RxLR effector protein 161-like, which produces MTNLSKLSYYLGLEVEQQNGCIEIKQMAYAKKVLQKAGLSECNAAKFPMELKLQIGADRDGEAVNPTHYKSLVGVLRYLVYTRPDIAYSVGIVSSFMERPTVLHLNATKQICRYVKGTLHYDLVYTKGRGSYLLSGFSDSDLGGSVEDRKSTGGMAFYLDESLITWVSQKQRCVALSSCQAEFIVSTTAACQGI